One Phaseolus vulgaris cultivar G19833 chromosome 11, P. vulgaris v2.0, whole genome shotgun sequence genomic window carries:
- the LOC137809319 gene encoding protein DYAD — protein sequence MRFRDFSELLFIRFAASERSVYELSILLAVVDDSDSVAFCWCLLMIEIQYVPIVEQSPRGFVAAGTDEEMKSSYLKRQEKRDVQVDEGRSKRSPCLDKHVLLFPPASESTSAIVRTVGIAGAWEHFKVGLFHEIDHSRLSPISPVQLKSVLIVMVSDIGEHLVSLRYPSLQSLRMYFSDQNFGKPDGKTIPALDEKYVMGMDFAIKALSRSIPTEEFAQRRNSWSFWVSPSKENTQDSENLTLNDAASSLISKQGSCWTQLKFTGMMQWGKRRQVRFLGRHEEPKVESLPELCKGKMVSVELREGTSEKKRKKGEEEVEATKEESFGDMRITRLCRQNHQNVGSSGDKKSKKAKNDPKKQQLVLYNKNKRKISIGRWSAERYVLAEENMLKVMKEKRAVYGNPILRPDLRSEARKYIGDTGLLDHLLKHMAGKVAPGGVERFRRRHNAEGAMEYWLESADLVEMRKEAGVQDPYWTPSPGWKLGDSISQDYVTGSELREIKEEILKLKQDMRELASKKGEEVLAIENTPSSCLSSLNSEDYGFLAPKEEIYAELVTKKAKIEEQLKEISRTLSCMEEKLKMLKPTMVVEQIMSESETPQAFFPGPTSVNIGGETRKEKKSYKNKADTQMQKNNIAAEDKTAKIERLKSGFQICKPQGTFVWPKIGMSPHVVANHDDHTLVPTPPSASSSTTSGPNLIFKPQPQHLPLQILTHPSSPVKPVAERRPVSTATLTHVTGPFSPSLSPPSGTPISKITTTITINLNEAPLTLE from the exons ATGCGTTTTCGAGATTTTAGTGAACTGTTGTTTATTCGTTTTGCTGCTTCAGAACGATCAGTGTACGAACTTAGCATTTTGCTAGCGGTTGTTGATGATTCAGATTCAGTAGCATTTTGCTGGTGCTTGTTGATGATTGAGATTCAGTACGTTCCA ATTGTGGAGCAAAGTCCGCGTGGTTTCGTTGCTGCTGGAACAGATGAAGAGATG AAGAGTTCGTACTTGAAGAGGCAGGAAAAGAGGGATGTCCAAGTCGACGAAGGGAGAAGCAAAAGGAGCCCATGTTTGGACAAACATGTTCTGCTGTTTCCACCTGCCTCTGAATCAACTAGCGCTATAG TAAGAACTGTCGGTATTGCAGGGGCTTGGGAGCATTTTAAAGTGGGTCTATTTCATGAAATTGATCACTCCAGGCTCTCACCAATATCCCCAGTGCAACTAAAATCTGTTCTCATTGTAATG GTCAGTGATATAGGGGAGCATCTGGTGTCGCTAAGGTACCCAAGCCTCCAATCCCTCAGGATGTACTTCAGCGACCAAAACTTTGGGAAACCAGACGGGAAGACGATCCCTGCACTCGACGAGAAGTACGTCATGGGGATGGACTTCGCCATCAAAGCGCTTTCCAGGAGCATCCCAACTGAGGAATTTGCACAAAGAAGAAACTCTTGGAGCTTCTGGGTCTCTCCTTCTAAAGAAAACACTCAAGACTCCGAAAATCTAACTCTCAATGATGCCGCAAGCAGCCTCATTTCCAAGCAGGGTTCTTGCTGGACTCAGCTAAAGTTCACAGGGATGATGCAGTGGGGCAAACGCCGGCAAGTTCGGTTTTTGGGCCGCCATGAAGAGCCAAAGGTTGAATCTTTACCGGAACTGTGTAAGGGAAAAATGGTCAGCGTTGAACTCAGAGAAGGAACTAGtgagaagaaaaggaagaaaggCGAAGAGGAAGTGGAGGCTACTAAGGAAGAGTCTTTCGGGGATATGAGGATAACGCGTCTATGTAGGCAAAATCATCAAAACGTGGGTAGCAGTGGAGATAAAAAATCTAAGAAAGCAAAGAATGACCCCAAGAAGCAGCAACTCGTGCTTTACAACAAAAACAAGCGGAAAATATCTATTGGAAGATGGTCTGCTGAGAG GTATGTACTGGCAGAGGAGAACATGTTAAAggttatgaaagaaaaaagagCGGTGTATGGGAACCCAATATTGAGGCCAGATTTGAGATCAGAAGCACGAAAGTATATTGGTGATACGGGTCTGCTTGATCATTTGCTGAAGCACATGGCTGGAAAAGTGGCTCCCGGAGGAGTTGAGAGATTCCGACGGCGTCACAATGCTGAGGGCGCAATGGAATACTGGTTAGAGAGTGCTGATCTTGTTGAAATGAGGAAGGAAGCAGGGGTACAAGACCCATACTGGACTCCTTCCCCTGGATGGAAGCTTGGGGACAGCATTTCACAAGATTACGTTACTGGTAGTGAACTCAGAGAGATCAAAGAAGAAATACTCAAGTTGAAACA AGATATGCGAGAGCTCGCATCGAAGAAGGGAGAGGAAGTATTGGCCATTGAGAATACTCCTAGCTCATGTTTGTCTAGTTTGAATTCGGAGGACTATGGTTTCTTGGCTCCAAAGGAG GAGATTTATGCGGAGTTGGTGACTAAGAAGGCTAAAATAGAGGAACAATTGAAGGAAATTTCACGGACGCTGAGTTGCATGGAG GAGAAACTTAAAATGCTAAAACCAACAATGGTGGTGGAGCAAATAATGTCAGAATCGGAAACACCCCAAGCCTTTTTTCCCGGACCAACATCAGTAAACATAGGAGGGGAGACaaggaaggaaaagaaaagCTACAAGAACAAAGCGGATACACAGATGCAGAAAAACAACATTGCAGCAGAGGACAAGACAGCAAAGATTGAAAGGCTGAAAAGTGGTTTCCAAATTTGCAAGCCTCAGGGAACCTTTGTGTGGCCAAAGATAGGTATGTCTCCCCATGTTGTAGCCAACCATGATGACCACACACTGGTCCCTACACCACCATCAGCTTCTTCTTCTACCACCTCAGGCCCAAACCTCATTTTCAAACCCCAGCCTCAGCACCTACCATTACAGATCCTAACCCATCCTTCTTCCCCTGTGAAGCCAGTTGCAGAGAGACGCCCTGTGAGCACAGCTACTCTGACCCATGTTACTGGCCCATTCTCCCCAAGCCTTTCTCCTCCATCAGGGACTCCAATATCCAAAATCACCACTACCATCACTATTAACCTCAATGAAGCCCCTCTCACCCTAGAGTAG
- the LOC137809325 gene encoding putative disease resistance RPP13-like protein 1: protein MEAINRLVLDLCEEFIILVLDLCHVHLQRINTRSRTISTTSLVVGTDIYGRDHDKRVIIDSLTSDINDRNQPSIPSIEGMEGVWISRAILEAITKSTDDSRDLEMVHKKLREKLTGKKFLLVLDDVWNENQTKWVEVQKPLVLGAQGSRILVTTRSKEVASTMWSEEHSPEQLQEDDCWTFFAKHAFRDYDTQLNLECREIHMKIVKKMQRTTFRLEHNGKYVLLLVSYSVSIISLKGGFDSVVDDWKFRPSSTYEDSRRSLPTILQ, encoded by the exons ATGGAAGCA ATCAATAGATTGGTTTTAGATTTATGTGAAGAGTTTATTATATTGGTTTTAGATTTGTGTCATGTTCATCTGCAAAGGATAAACACAAGAAGCAGAACAATTTCAACAACATCGTTGGTTGTTGGAACTGATATCTATGGCAGAGATCATGATAAAAGAGTGATCATTGACTCGCTGACATCTGACATCAACGATCGTAACCAACCATCAATACCTTCAATTGAGGGAATGGAAGGGGTGTGG ATATCAAGAGCAATTCTTGAGGCAATTACTAAATCAACTGATGATAGTAGAGATCTGGAGATGGTTCACAAAAAATTGAGAGAAAAATTGACGGGGAAGAAATTTCTTCTTGTTTTGGATGATGTTTGGAACGAAAATCAAACTAAGTGGGTGGAAGTGCAGAAGCCCCTTGTTTTAGGAGCCCAAGGAAGTAGGATTCTTGTGACCACACGTAGTAAGGAAGTTGCTTCTACCATGTGGTCAGAAGAACACTCCCCAGAGCAATTACAAGAAGATGATTGTTGGACATTTTTTGCGAAACATGCATTTCGAGATTATGATACTCAACTAAATCTAGAGTGCAGGGAGATTCACATGAAGATTGTTAAAAAAATGCAAAGGACTACCTTTCGCCTTGAACACAATGGGAA GTATGTTTTGCTTCTTGTGTCCTATTCTGTAAGCATTATCAGTTTAAAAGGAGGATTTGATTCAGTTGTGGATGATTGGAAATTTCGCCCATCGTCAACATATGAGGACTCCAGAAGAAGTTTGCCAACAATACTTCAATGA
- the LOC137826465 gene encoding disease resistance protein RUN1-like isoform X2: protein MAEQPMMSDVASSSNSSSMASCKKYDVFLSFRGEDTRMNFTSHLHEALKQKKVKTYIDYQLEKGDEISQGLIKAIEDSHVSIVIMSENYASSKWCLEELSKILECQKNQGQIVIPVFYNIDPSHVRKQTGSYEQAFVKHQEDLRCNKWRAALTEVANLSGWDSRNRTESKLLMDIVGDILRKLTARYPNQLKGLVGIEENYEQIESLLRIGSREVRMLGIWGMGGIGKTTLATALYAQLSPEFEGGCFLTNVRENSSRHGGLEALHKKLYTELLDNESHCFDAPLLVPQFVMHRLGHKKVFIVLDDVATYEQLEHLIEDYGLLGPGSRVIVTTRDKQIFRPNDEIYEVKKLSFHRSLELFSLTVFEEKTPKHGHEDLSRRAVSYCKGIPLALKVLGASLRRRSKEAWESELRKLKKISNKEINNVLKLSYDGLDRSQKDIFLDIACFFKGKDRDWVTNLLEACDFFAASGIEVLLDKALVTISDCNSIEMHDLIQEMGREIVDQESIKEPGRRSRLWRPEEVHEVLKHNLGTEVVECITLDTCNLNRDLNLSSNCFAKMVSLRFLDIHCSLSSTRFHVYLPSGLESLSDKLRYFYWDGFCHESLPSNFHAEDLVEIYMCRSKLKKLWDGVQNLVNLEKIYLESSGNLVEIPDLSKAEKLRSIDLSYCKSLQVVPQRLFISQGVLSDIT from the exons ATGGCTGAGCAACCAATGATGAGTGATGTTGCTTCTTCCTCAAACTCTTCTTCTATGGCGTCTTGTAAAAAATATGATGTTTTTCTAAGCTTTCGAGGTGAGGACACTCGCATGAACTTCACCAGCCATCTTCATGAGGCTTTGAAgcaaaaaaaagtaaaaacatatATTGACTACCAGCTTGAGAAGGGAGATGAAATCTCACAAGGACTCATCAAAGCAATCGAAGATTCTCATGTATCGATTGTGATCATGTCAGAGAACTATGCTTCCTCAAAGTGGTGCCTAGAAGAACTGAGCAAGATTCTTGAATGCCAGAAAAACCAAGGACAAATTGTGATTCCAGTGTTTTACAACATAGACCCATCTCATGTGAGGAAGCAGACTGGGAGCTATGAACAAGCCTTTGTAAAGCATCAGGAAGACCTCAGGTGCAACAAATGGAGAGCTGCTCTCACTGAAGTAGCCAATTTATCTGGGTGGGATTCTCGAAACAG GACTGAATCTAAACTCCTTATGGACATTGTTGGAGACATTTTACGAAAACTGACTGCTAGATACCCAAATCAACTTAAAGGGCTGGTTGGAATTgaagaaaattatgaacaaattgAATCATTACTAAGAATTGGGTCAAGAGAAGTTAGAATGCTTGGAATATGGGGCATGGGTGGCATAGGAAAGACTACCCTTGCTACTGCTTTGTATGCACAACTTTCTCCTGAGTTCGAAGGTGGTTGCTTCCTCACAAATGTAAGGGAAAATTCAAGTAGGCATGGTGGACTTGAAGCTTTACACAAAAAACTTTATACTGAGTTGTTAGATAATGAAAGTCATTGTTTTGATGCACCCCTTTTAGTACCCCAGTTTGTCATGCATAGGCTTGGACATAAAAAAGTCTTCATTGTATTGGATGATGTGGCTACCTATGAGCAATTGGAACATCTTATTGAAGATTATGGTTTGTTGGGACCAGGAAGCAGAGTCATTGTTACAACTAGAGACAAACAAATTTTTAGACCAAATGATGAGATATACGAGGTGAAGAAATTGAGTTTTCATCGGTCTCTCGAACTTTTCAGTTTGActgtttttgaagaaaaaacacCTAAACATGGACATGAAGATTTATCAAGAAGGGCAGTTTCCTATTGCAAAGGTATTCCTTTGGCTTTGAAAGTTCTAGGTGCAAGTTTACGTCGAAGAAGTAAAGAAGCATGGGAAAGTGAACTGAGAAAACTCAAAAAGATCTCAAATAAGGAAATCAATAATGTATTAAAATTAAGTTATGATGGCTTAGATCGTTCACAAAAGGACATCTTTCTAGATATTGCATGCTTCTTTAAAGGAAAAGATAGAGATTGGGTCACAAATCTATTGGAAGCTTGTGATTTCTTTGCAGCATCTGGAATAGAAGTTCTTTTAGATAAAGCTCTAGTAACAATTTCAGATTGCAATAGTATAGAAATGCACGATTTAATACAAGAAATGGGTCGAGaaattgttgatcaagaatCTATTAAAGAGCCTGGAAGGCGAAGTCGATTGTGGAGACCGGAGGAAGTGCATGAAGTATTGAAACATAACTTG GGAACTGAAGTTGTTGAATGCATAACTTTAGATACGTGTAATCTAAACAGGGATCTAAATTTGAGCTCTAATTGCTTCGCAAAGATGGTTAGCTTGAGATTTCTTGACATACATTGTTCATTGTCGTCAACCCGATTTCATGTGTACCTTCCTAGTGGTCTGGAGTCACTTTCTGATAAACTGAGGTACTTTTATTGGGATGGATTTTGTCATGAGTCTTTGCCGTCTAACTTTCATGCAGAAGATCTTGTTGAGATTTACATGTGTCGTAGCAAGCTTAAAAAGCTTTGGGATGGTGTTCAG AACCTTGTGAACTTGGAGAAAATTTACCTTGAATCCTCTGGGAATCTGGTTGAGATTCCTGACTTATCTAAGGCCGAAAAACTTAGATCAATTGATCTCTCTTATTGTAAAAGCTTGC AGGTTGTACCTCAAAGGTTGTTCATCTCTCAAGGAGTTCTCAGTGACATCACATGA
- the LOC137826465 gene encoding disease resistance protein RPV1-like isoform X1, with protein MAEQPMMSDVASSSNSSSMASCKKYDVFLSFRGEDTRMNFTSHLHEALKQKKVKTYIDYQLEKGDEISQGLIKAIEDSHVSIVIMSENYASSKWCLEELSKILECQKNQGQIVIPVFYNIDPSHVRKQTGSYEQAFVKHQEDLRCNKWRAALTEVANLSGWDSRNRTESKLLMDIVGDILRKLTARYPNQLKGLVGIEENYEQIESLLRIGSREVRMLGIWGMGGIGKTTLATALYAQLSPEFEGGCFLTNVRENSSRHGGLEALHKKLYTELLDNESHCFDAPLLVPQFVMHRLGHKKVFIVLDDVATYEQLEHLIEDYGLLGPGSRVIVTTRDKQIFRPNDEIYEVKKLSFHRSLELFSLTVFEEKTPKHGHEDLSRRAVSYCKGIPLALKVLGASLRRRSKEAWESELRKLKKISNKEINNVLKLSYDGLDRSQKDIFLDIACFFKGKDRDWVTNLLEACDFFAASGIEVLLDKALVTISDCNSIEMHDLIQEMGREIVDQESIKEPGRRSRLWRPEEVHEVLKHNLGTEVVECITLDTCNLNRDLNLSSNCFAKMVSLRFLDIHCSLSSTRFHVYLPSGLESLSDKLRYFYWDGFCHESLPSNFHAEDLVEIYMCRSKLKKLWDGVQNLVNLEKIYLESSGNLVEIPDLSKAEKLRSIDLSYCKSLRKLHPSLSSLPKLTMLELSGCTEIENLNVHSKYLQRLYLKGCSSLKEFSVTSHEMTILELSYTAICALPSSIKYNRKLTQLLLYGCNNFDCTQDNTNLSLVQSVPNIIGHLFCLEYLDLSGTIVENLPESIKNLSMMTLLRLNDCRKLVSLSELPPSLKILTAYNCTSLVFSQLLVFEHMLQNCTPSLSKQYYPKQFEGGCVVFPGDHIRNDCGFHTRDSSITIPYLSLPELCGFICCVIVSEGSVEGHFSCSIYQDSKQVGMDEGQLLHTTLISDHVAFLFVETCDHLSEIPFKFEFNYSQKTEKVIIKECGVFPVYASESGLKLFELESITQIFNESQSRAIGDGVRCSNAENGLESFVEVSNNESQLTEIGVDGSNNENGNENEWEELLHVITSSVFF; from the exons ATGGCTGAGCAACCAATGATGAGTGATGTTGCTTCTTCCTCAAACTCTTCTTCTATGGCGTCTTGTAAAAAATATGATGTTTTTCTAAGCTTTCGAGGTGAGGACACTCGCATGAACTTCACCAGCCATCTTCATGAGGCTTTGAAgcaaaaaaaagtaaaaacatatATTGACTACCAGCTTGAGAAGGGAGATGAAATCTCACAAGGACTCATCAAAGCAATCGAAGATTCTCATGTATCGATTGTGATCATGTCAGAGAACTATGCTTCCTCAAAGTGGTGCCTAGAAGAACTGAGCAAGATTCTTGAATGCCAGAAAAACCAAGGACAAATTGTGATTCCAGTGTTTTACAACATAGACCCATCTCATGTGAGGAAGCAGACTGGGAGCTATGAACAAGCCTTTGTAAAGCATCAGGAAGACCTCAGGTGCAACAAATGGAGAGCTGCTCTCACTGAAGTAGCCAATTTATCTGGGTGGGATTCTCGAAACAG GACTGAATCTAAACTCCTTATGGACATTGTTGGAGACATTTTACGAAAACTGACTGCTAGATACCCAAATCAACTTAAAGGGCTGGTTGGAATTgaagaaaattatgaacaaattgAATCATTACTAAGAATTGGGTCAAGAGAAGTTAGAATGCTTGGAATATGGGGCATGGGTGGCATAGGAAAGACTACCCTTGCTACTGCTTTGTATGCACAACTTTCTCCTGAGTTCGAAGGTGGTTGCTTCCTCACAAATGTAAGGGAAAATTCAAGTAGGCATGGTGGACTTGAAGCTTTACACAAAAAACTTTATACTGAGTTGTTAGATAATGAAAGTCATTGTTTTGATGCACCCCTTTTAGTACCCCAGTTTGTCATGCATAGGCTTGGACATAAAAAAGTCTTCATTGTATTGGATGATGTGGCTACCTATGAGCAATTGGAACATCTTATTGAAGATTATGGTTTGTTGGGACCAGGAAGCAGAGTCATTGTTACAACTAGAGACAAACAAATTTTTAGACCAAATGATGAGATATACGAGGTGAAGAAATTGAGTTTTCATCGGTCTCTCGAACTTTTCAGTTTGActgtttttgaagaaaaaacacCTAAACATGGACATGAAGATTTATCAAGAAGGGCAGTTTCCTATTGCAAAGGTATTCCTTTGGCTTTGAAAGTTCTAGGTGCAAGTTTACGTCGAAGAAGTAAAGAAGCATGGGAAAGTGAACTGAGAAAACTCAAAAAGATCTCAAATAAGGAAATCAATAATGTATTAAAATTAAGTTATGATGGCTTAGATCGTTCACAAAAGGACATCTTTCTAGATATTGCATGCTTCTTTAAAGGAAAAGATAGAGATTGGGTCACAAATCTATTGGAAGCTTGTGATTTCTTTGCAGCATCTGGAATAGAAGTTCTTTTAGATAAAGCTCTAGTAACAATTTCAGATTGCAATAGTATAGAAATGCACGATTTAATACAAGAAATGGGTCGAGaaattgttgatcaagaatCTATTAAAGAGCCTGGAAGGCGAAGTCGATTGTGGAGACCGGAGGAAGTGCATGAAGTATTGAAACATAACTTG GGAACTGAAGTTGTTGAATGCATAACTTTAGATACGTGTAATCTAAACAGGGATCTAAATTTGAGCTCTAATTGCTTCGCAAAGATGGTTAGCTTGAGATTTCTTGACATACATTGTTCATTGTCGTCAACCCGATTTCATGTGTACCTTCCTAGTGGTCTGGAGTCACTTTCTGATAAACTGAGGTACTTTTATTGGGATGGATTTTGTCATGAGTCTTTGCCGTCTAACTTTCATGCAGAAGATCTTGTTGAGATTTACATGTGTCGTAGCAAGCTTAAAAAGCTTTGGGATGGTGTTCAG AACCTTGTGAACTTGGAGAAAATTTACCTTGAATCCTCTGGGAATCTGGTTGAGATTCCTGACTTATCTAAGGCCGAAAAACTTAGATCAATTGATCTCTCTTATTGTAAAAGCTTGCGTAAGCTCCACCCTTCCTTATCATCTCTCCCTAAGCTTACAATGTTGGAATTGAGTGGCTGTACAGAGATTGAAAACCTGAATGTTCATTCAAAATATCTGCAGAGGTTGTACCTCAAAGGTTGTTCATCTCTCAAGGAGTTCTCAGTGACATCACATGAAATGACGATTTTGGAGTTATCTTATACTGCTATATGTGCATTGCCATcatcaattaaatataatagGAAACTTACTCAACTTTTGCTATATGGTTGTAACAATTTTGACTGCACTCAAGACAACACGAATCTATCATTGGTACAATCAGTCCCTAACATCATTGGCCACTTGTTCTGTTTAGAATATTTAGACTTAAGTGGAACTATTGTGGAGAATTTGCCTGAAAGCATAAAAAACCTTTCAATGATGACACTATTGAGGTTAAATGATTGCAGGAAACTGGTGTCTCTATCAGAGCTTCCACCATCCTTGAAAATTCTGACAGCCTATAACTGCACTTCTTTAGTCTTCAGTCAATTACTTGTTTTTGAACACATGTTACAGAATTGCACGCCCAGCTTATCCAAACAATATTACCCTAAGCAATTTGAGGGTGGATGTGTCGTTTTCCCTGGAGACCATATCAGGAATGACTGTGGATTTCATACTAGAGATAGTTCAATAACTATTCCTTATCTCTCACTACCTGAATTGTGTGGTTTCATCTGTTGTGTCATTGTTTCTGAGGGATCAGTAGAGGGACATTTTTCGTGTTCTATCTATCAAGATAGCAAACAAGTGGGAATGGACGAAGGCCAATTATTGCACACAACTTTAATATCAGATCACGTGGCATTTTTGTTTGTTGAAACATGTGACCATCTTAGTGAAATACCTTTTAAGTTTGAATTTAATTACAGTCAGAAAACTGAAAAAGTTATAATCAAAGAGTGTGGGGTCTTCCCAGTGTATGCCTCAGAATCAGGGTTGAAGTTGTTTGAATTGGAATCTATTACTCAAATCTTCAATGAGTCACAATCCAGAGCAATTGGAGATGGAGTTAGATGCTCTAATGCTGAAAATGGATTAGAATCCTTTGTTGAAGTATCTAATAATGAGTCACAGCTCACAGAGATTGGAGTTGATGGATCCAATAATGAAAATGGAAATGAAAATGAGTGGGAAGAACTTCTTCATGTGATTACTTCATCG GTTTTCTTTTGA